The following proteins are encoded in a genomic region of Synechococcus sp. CBW1002:
- a CDS encoding SpoIID/LytB domain-containing protein yields MESELHWPVPPPPNPDPRDPRLWVALAARLAPASQAAGPVPPPLRLRSARGGLILTDAAGHRVQGADLLVHWRWQPLAQPRIWRRQVLGPFASFESAEQAADQWRQLGVAAVIAHPGDWEVWAPASALPPLGLHPRLQERRLPGRWVPELRPADGARPLQEPIRIEAPGGLRWQNGVYGGPFRLQPDAYGSWSLLEEAPLERYLEGVVPHEIGAGSPAAALAAQAVLARTWALRNQHRYGVDGYHLCADTQCQVYSDPRQAGAAVRQAIASTRHQVLSYAGRPIHAVYHATNGGVAAGFEEGWSGEPLPYLQSFVDGPAALQASLPLPLQQEGLALLLRQGGAAYGASHPVFRWQRQLTAAQISAALRGVAPRLGEPRSVRVLERGPSGRVLALEIVGSGDSTVLRLDAIRRNLRTLPSTLFEVRPVAAGQWRVVGGGFGHGAGLSQAGAIDLARRGWGLQRILQHYYPGTALVPLTGLQSEAPPVIPERHP; encoded by the coding sequence CGCCGCTGCGGCTGCGCAGCGCCCGCGGTGGCCTCATCCTCACCGATGCGGCCGGCCACAGAGTCCAGGGGGCCGATCTGCTGGTGCACTGGCGCTGGCAGCCCCTGGCCCAGCCCCGGATCTGGCGGCGCCAGGTGCTCGGGCCGTTCGCCAGTTTCGAGAGTGCCGAGCAGGCTGCTGACCAGTGGCGCCAGCTTGGTGTGGCAGCCGTGATCGCGCACCCGGGCGACTGGGAGGTGTGGGCACCCGCCTCCGCCCTGCCACCCCTGGGGTTGCATCCCCGGCTGCAGGAACGCCGGCTGCCGGGTCGCTGGGTACCGGAGCTGCGGCCGGCCGACGGTGCACGGCCACTTCAGGAGCCGATCCGGATCGAGGCCCCTGGTGGGCTGCGCTGGCAGAACGGCGTGTACGGCGGTCCCTTCCGCCTGCAACCCGATGCCTACGGCAGCTGGTCACTGCTGGAGGAGGCGCCGCTCGAGCGTTATCTCGAGGGCGTGGTGCCCCATGAAATCGGAGCCGGTTCGCCGGCAGCAGCCCTGGCGGCCCAGGCCGTGCTGGCGCGCACCTGGGCGCTGCGCAACCAGCATCGCTATGGGGTGGATGGCTATCACCTCTGTGCTGACACCCAGTGCCAGGTCTACAGCGATCCACGCCAGGCCGGCGCGGCGGTTCGCCAGGCGATCGCCAGCACCCGCCACCAGGTGCTCAGTTACGCCGGCCGGCCGATTCATGCCGTCTATCACGCCACCAACGGTGGGGTAGCGGCAGGCTTCGAGGAAGGGTGGAGTGGAGAGCCTCTCCCGTATCTGCAGTCTTTCGTGGATGGACCAGCCGCGTTGCAGGCCTCACTGCCGCTGCCTCTTCAGCAGGAGGGCCTTGCCCTGCTGCTGCGCCAGGGAGGGGCCGCCTATGGAGCCAGCCATCCCGTCTTCCGCTGGCAGCGCCAGCTGACCGCCGCCCAGATCAGTGCGGCTCTGCGCGGAGTGGCCCCAAGGCTCGGTGAGCCGCGCAGTGTGCGGGTGCTGGAGCGGGGCCCCAGTGGCCGGGTGCTGGCCCTGGAGATTGTCGGCAGTGGCGACTCCACAGTGCTGCGGCTCGATGCGATCCGCCGCAACCTGCGCACATTGCCCAGCACCCTGTTCGAGGTGCGGCCCGTGGCGGCGGGCCAGTGGCGTGTCGTGGGGGGCGGCTTCGGCCATGGCGCCGGCCTGTCCCAGGCCGGCGCCATTGATCTGGCGCGCCGTGGCTGGGGCCTGCAGCGGATCCTGCAGCATTACTACCCGGGCACGGCACTGGTGCCGCTGACGGGTCTTCAGTCCGAGGCTCCGCCTGTGATTCCGGAGCGTCACCCTTAA